In one Candidatus Dechloromonas phosphoritropha genomic region, the following are encoded:
- a CDS encoding GGDEF domain-containing protein, which translates to MGDRRHNYGRKIDSALLRGTQHLPTWEDQRSQYWTRLLFCGLAFAYFNFGGESQIRPWANLSLVNIVMSLYAIEILCFMWHAKRQPHASWRQHLTMWVDITAATFAALADATLSTPAFLVFLMVILGNGMRYGLKIFGEAVIGCFGASIFIVWLRLPDYLTMFSVSAIFFLVFFAIIVLYSYALTAKIERARTKLAHERNVDALTGLLNRRALNERVMQLFDSSKDHGREAVVLFADLDGFKIVNDTHGHHVGDRVLVAVAESILESVRTLDVVARYGGDEFLLILPNTLPEGGEVVAQRIRRAINEWARDNQIDFNVSIGLGHYPLDGSDLESVIASVDKAMYRSKAELGGGGILHASCDSAQV; encoded by the coding sequence ATGGGCGACCGGCGCCACAACTACGGCCGCAAGATCGATAGCGCTCTGCTACGGGGCACGCAGCATCTGCCGACTTGGGAAGACCAGCGCTCACAATACTGGACTCGACTACTATTTTGTGGATTGGCCTTTGCCTATTTCAATTTTGGTGGCGAGTCCCAGATTCGTCCGTGGGCCAACCTGTCGCTGGTCAATATTGTGATGTCGCTGTACGCCATCGAAATCCTCTGTTTCATGTGGCATGCAAAGCGTCAACCGCATGCCTCCTGGCGGCAACATCTGACCATGTGGGTCGACATTACGGCGGCCACCTTTGCCGCCTTGGCGGATGCTACGCTTAGCACGCCCGCCTTCCTCGTCTTTCTTATGGTCATCCTCGGCAACGGGATGCGCTACGGCCTGAAAATCTTCGGTGAAGCCGTCATCGGCTGTTTTGGCGCATCGATCTTCATTGTCTGGCTGCGCCTGCCCGACTACCTCACCATGTTCTCGGTGAGTGCCATTTTCTTCCTCGTATTCTTCGCCATCATTGTGCTCTATTCCTATGCGTTGACTGCCAAGATCGAGCGGGCGAGGACCAAGCTCGCCCACGAGCGCAATGTCGACGCACTAACTGGCTTGCTAAACCGGCGTGCCCTCAACGAGCGTGTCATGCAACTGTTCGACTCGTCCAAAGATCACGGGCGAGAGGCTGTGGTGCTTTTTGCAGATCTTGATGGCTTTAAAATTGTCAATGACACACATGGGCATCACGTCGGCGACCGTGTGCTAGTCGCTGTCGCCGAAAGCATCCTTGAAAGTGTCCGCACTCTCGATGTGGTGGCGCGCTACGGCGGTGACGAATTCCTGCTCATTCTGCCAAATACCTTGCCTGAAGGTGGCGAGGTCGTCGCCCAGCGCATCCGTCGAGCAATCAACGAATGGGCGCGGGACAACCAAATCGATTTCAATGTCTCGATTGGCTTGGGGCACTATCCGCTCGATGGCAGCGACCTCGAATCCGTTATTGCCTCGGTCGACAAGGCTATGTATCGCAGCAAGGCAGAACTAGGTGGTGGTGGCATCCTGCATGCCAGCTGCGATTCAGCCCAAGTCTGA
- a CDS encoding group II truncated hemoglobin, which translates to MTVPAIPATTYDKIGGDAVVGKLCDRFYELMDTMPQFAELRAMHPADLEGSRDKLYMFLSGWLGGPDLFVEKFGHPRLRARHSPFAIGTRERDQWVACMVLAMDEVGIEEGVRAKLLENFFKTADFMRNKQG; encoded by the coding sequence ATGACCGTACCGGCCATCCCAGCGACCACCTACGATAAGATCGGCGGCGATGCCGTCGTCGGCAAGCTCTGTGACCGTTTTTACGAACTGATGGACACCATGCCGCAGTTCGCCGAATTGCGCGCCATGCATCCGGCCGACCTCGAAGGCTCGCGCGACAAACTCTACATGTTTCTTTCCGGCTGGCTGGGTGGCCCCGACCTGTTCGTCGAGAAATTCGGTCATCCGCGTCTACGCGCCCGTCATTCGCCGTTCGCGATCGGCACCCGCGAGCGCGACCAGTGGGTCGCCTGCATGGTGCTGGCGATGGACGAGGTTGGCATCGAGGAAGGCGTTCGTGCCAAACTGCTGGAAAACTTCTTCAAGACCGCTGACTTCATGCGCAACAAGCAGGGCTGA
- a CDS encoding alternative oxidase: MSISHSLEQHQLPKCFGDRAAFRFVKFLRFFADTFFARRYGHRAVVLETVAAVPGMVGGTLQHLRALRRIESDHGWIRTLLDEAENERMHLMTFIEIAQPSRLERLLIVLVQGVFYNFFFLLYLVSSRTAHRVVGYLEEEAVYSYTEYLTAVDNGTYANVPAPKIAIDYWNLPADSRLRDIIVVVRADEADHRDVNHRFADELSEHH; encoded by the coding sequence ATGTCCATATCTCATTCGCTTGAGCAACATCAGCTTCCCAAATGTTTTGGTGATCGTGCCGCCTTTAGATTTGTAAAGTTTCTCCGCTTTTTCGCGGACACCTTCTTCGCCCGGCGTTATGGTCACCGTGCGGTTGTTCTGGAAACGGTCGCCGCCGTGCCAGGCATGGTCGGCGGCACGCTTCAGCACTTGCGGGCGTTACGGCGCATCGAAAGCGATCACGGCTGGATTCGCACACTTCTCGACGAAGCCGAGAACGAACGCATGCACTTGATGACCTTCATCGAAATTGCCCAGCCGTCACGCCTCGAACGCCTGCTGATTGTGCTGGTGCAAGGCGTCTTCTATAATTTCTTCTTCCTGCTTTACCTGGTTTCGTCGCGCACCGCGCACCGCGTCGTCGGCTACCTGGAAGAGGAAGCGGTTTACAGCTATACCGAATACTTGACAGCCGTCGACAACGGCACCTACGCCAATGTTCCGGCGCCAAAAATAGCCATCGACTACTGGAACTTGCCTGCCGACTCGCGCTTGCGCGACATCATCGTTGTCGTGCGCGCCGATGAGGCGGATCATCGCGATGTGAATCACCGGTTCGCTGACGAACTGTCCGAACACCATTGA
- a CDS encoding transposase, protein MHTAEFKAKVGLEAVRGTKTINEIGLEYGVHPVQVGQWKKAIQEQAKALFEGKRGPKPMAAHREPERLYSEIGKLKMELDWLKKSLGSACRATPRVD, encoded by the coding sequence GTGCACACAGCAGAGTTCAAGGCGAAGGTTGGTCTGGAGGCTGTGCGAGGGACGAAGACGATTAACGAGATTGGCCTGGAGTACGGTGTTCATCCCGTGCAGGTTGGGCAGTGGAAGAAGGCGATCCAGGAGCAGGCCAAGGCGCTGTTTGAAGGCAAGCGGGGCCCCAAGCCGATGGCCGCGCACCGGGAGCCAGAGCGCTTGTACAGCGAGATCGGCAAGCTGAAGATGGAACTCGACTGGCTCAAAAAAAGTCTGGGATCAGCCTGTCGTGCTACGCCAAGGGTGGATTGA
- a CDS encoding NAD(P)/FAD-dependent oxidoreductase → MDMVDAVVVGAGVVGLAVARKLALAGREVLILEAEAAFGTQTSARNSEVIHAGIYYPAGSLKGTLCLRGKELLYRYCAERGIGHRRIGKILIATEESELPTLAGYAKRAAANGVTLAPLTAADVARLEPAVKAVAGLFSETTGIIDSHGLMLALLTDATQAGATLVTRTPVTGGSVGDGGIVVRTGGDEPFALHCRTLINAAGLLAQRVARSLEGFPATCVPPAAYAKGHYFTLGGRSPFNHLVYPMPDHAGLGIHVTLDLGGQCKFGPDVSGWPAVPDYAFEEGLEAKFYGAIRRYYPELADGALFPGYTGVRPKVTGPDEPAGDFIIQGPRTHGIDGLVNLFGIESPGLTSSLAIAERVAAELVAV, encoded by the coding sequence ATGGATATGGTTGACGCCGTTGTTGTCGGCGCCGGCGTCGTCGGGCTGGCGGTGGCGCGGAAGCTTGCGCTGGCAGGGCGCGAGGTGCTGATCCTCGAGGCGGAGGCGGCATTCGGGACGCAGACCTCGGCGCGCAATTCCGAGGTGATCCACGCCGGCATCTACTATCCGGCCGGCTCACTGAAAGGCACGCTGTGCTTGCGCGGCAAGGAACTGCTTTACCGCTACTGCGCCGAGCGCGGCATCGGCCACCGGCGGATCGGCAAAATACTGATCGCTACCGAGGAGTCAGAACTGCCGACGCTCGCCGGCTATGCCAAACGGGCGGCGGCCAACGGCGTGACGCTGGCGCCGTTGACGGCGGCCGACGTCGCCCGCCTCGAGCCGGCGGTAAAGGCGGTCGCCGGACTGTTTTCCGAAACAACGGGAATCATCGACAGCCACGGCCTGATGCTGGCGTTGCTCACTGATGCGACGCAGGCCGGGGCAACGCTCGTCACCCGAACGCCGGTGACGGGCGGCAGTGTCGGCGATGGCGGCATTGTCGTGCGCACGGGCGGGGACGAGCCGTTTGCACTGCACTGCCGAACGCTGATTAACGCGGCCGGACTGCTGGCGCAGCGCGTGGCGCGCAGCTTGGAAGGCTTCCCCGCGACCTGCGTGCCACCGGCGGCGTACGCCAAGGGCCATTACTTCACGCTCGGCGGGCGTAGCCCGTTCAACCACCTCGTCTACCCGATGCCGGACCATGCCGGGCTGGGTATCCACGTCACCCTCGACCTCGGCGGCCAGTGCAAGTTCGGTCCCGATGTCAGCGGCTGGCCGGCGGTGCCGGACTACGCTTTCGAGGAAGGGCTGGAGGCGAAGTTCTACGGCGCCATTCGCCGCTACTACCCAGAACTCGCCGACGGTGCGCTGTTCCCCGGCTACACCGGCGTGCGTCCAAAGGTGACCGGCCCAGACGAGCCGGCTGGTGATTTCATCATCCAGGGGCCGCGGACGCACGGTATCGACGGGCTGGTCAACCTGTTTGGGATTGAGTCCCCAGGGTTGACCTCGTCGCTGGCGATCGCCGAGCGTGTCGCCGCTGAACTGGTAGCCGTCTGA
- the typA gene encoding translational GTPase TypA, with the protein MSDRPIRNIAIIAHVDHGKTTLVDKLLRQSGTFAAHQHLDERVMDSNDLEKERGITILAKNTSVEYQGIHINIVDTPGHADFGGEVERVLGMVDGVLLLVDAVEGPMPQTRFVTKKSLALGLRPIVVVNKVDRDGANPDNAVNLTFDLFDKLGASDEQLDFPIVYASALNGWAALDLDAPREDMKPLFETVLDHVPAPDTDVDAPLQFQISALDYSSYVGRIGIGRIKRGRVKTGQQVLIMFGTEEEAAEHERTPIKAKVGQVFGYRGLSKIELDEGHAGDIVQITGIEDLVLGCTVTDPENPETLPLLKIDEPTLEMQFMVNTSPLAGTEGKFVTSRQIRDRLHKELLTNMALRVHDNANGEIFDVSGRGELHLGILLENMRREGFELAVGRPRVVKRTINGVVCEPYEMLTVDVEEQHQGGVMDSLGQRKGDLQDMMPDGRGRVRIEYRISARGLIGFQGEFMNLTRGTGLMSHVFDEYAPCREGSVGERRNGVLISQDNGDAVAYALWKLQDRGRMFVVPGDKLYEGMIIGIHSRENDLVVNPIKGKQLTNIRTSSTDEAVRLVPAVQVSLESAIEFIADDELVELTPKSIRMRKRLLTEIERKRSQRGM; encoded by the coding sequence ATGTCCGATCGTCCGATCCGCAACATCGCCATCATCGCCCACGTTGACCACGGCAAGACCACGCTGGTCGACAAGCTGCTCCGCCAGTCGGGCACCTTTGCCGCCCACCAGCATCTTGACGAGCGCGTCATGGACTCCAACGACCTGGAAAAGGAACGGGGCATCACCATTCTCGCCAAGAATACCTCGGTCGAGTATCAGGGCATCCACATCAACATCGTCGACACGCCGGGGCACGCCGACTTCGGCGGTGAGGTCGAGCGTGTGCTGGGCATGGTCGATGGTGTCCTGCTGCTCGTCGATGCCGTCGAAGGCCCGATGCCGCAGACGCGTTTCGTGACCAAGAAGTCTCTGGCCCTTGGCCTACGGCCAATCGTGGTCGTCAACAAGGTCGACCGCGACGGGGCCAATCCCGACAACGCGGTCAACCTGACTTTCGACCTCTTCGACAAGCTGGGCGCCAGCGACGAGCAACTGGACTTTCCCATCGTTTACGCTTCCGCCCTCAACGGCTGGGCCGCGCTAGATCTCGATGCGCCGCGAGAGGACATGAAGCCGCTGTTCGAGACGGTCCTGGATCATGTGCCGGCGCCGGATACCGATGTCGATGCGCCGCTGCAATTCCAGATCTCGGCGCTGGATTATTCCTCCTACGTCGGTCGCATTGGCATCGGTCGGATCAAGCGCGGCCGCGTCAAGACCGGTCAGCAGGTCCTGATCATGTTCGGTACCGAAGAGGAAGCGGCAGAACACGAGCGTACCCCGATCAAGGCCAAGGTCGGCCAGGTCTTCGGCTACAGGGGTTTGAGCAAGATCGAACTCGACGAGGGCCACGCCGGCGACATCGTGCAGATCACGGGAATCGAGGATCTGGTGCTCGGCTGCACCGTGACCGACCCTGAAAATCCCGAAACGCTGCCGCTGCTGAAGATCGACGAGCCGACCTTGGAAATGCAGTTCATGGTCAATACCAGCCCACTGGCCGGCACCGAAGGCAAGTTCGTCACCAGCCGGCAGATTCGCGACCGTCTGCACAAGGAACTGCTGACCAACATGGCGCTGCGCGTGCATGACAACGCGAACGGCGAAATTTTCGACGTTTCCGGGCGTGGCGAGCTGCATCTCGGTATCTTGCTTGAAAACATGCGCCGCGAAGGCTTTGAACTGGCGGTTGGCCGGCCGCGCGTAGTCAAGAGAACCATCAATGGCGTCGTCTGCGAGCCTTACGAAATGCTGACAGTCGATGTCGAGGAGCAGCATCAGGGCGGCGTCATGGATAGCCTCGGTCAGCGCAAGGGTGACCTGCAAGACATGATGCCGGATGGCCGCGGCCGTGTGCGTATCGAATACCGCATCTCGGCCCGTGGCCTGATCGGCTTCCAGGGTGAATTTATGAACCTGACGCGTGGTACCGGCCTGATGAGCCACGTTTTTGATGAATACGCCCCCTGTCGCGAAGGCAGCGTTGGAGAGCGGCGCAATGGCGTGCTGATTTCCCAGGATAACGGCGACGCCGTTGCTTACGCGCTGTGGAAGCTGCAGGATCGCGGCCGCATGTTTGTTGTCCCGGGCGACAAGCTGTATGAAGGCATGATCATCGGTATCCACAGCCGTGAAAATGACCTCGTGGTTAACCCGATCAAGGGTAAGCAGTTGACCAACATTCGCACTTCCAGTACGGACGAAGCCGTGCGCCTGGTGCCAGCGGTTCAAGTCAGCCTGGAGTCGGCGATCGAGTTCATTGCCGATGACGAACTCGTTGAGCTGACGCCGAAATCGATTCGCATGCGCAAGCGTCTGCTGACCGAGATCGAGCGCAAGCGGTCGCAGCGCGGCATGTAG
- a CDS encoding transposase has product MVLDGAGWHASQALRTPENIHLLPLPPYAPELNPVEHLWDELRENFFHNLAFDSIDALEDQLESSLKTLESEHQRVRSIVHWPWIVNALTN; this is encoded by the coding sequence ATGGTCCTTGACGGTGCGGGCTGGCATGCCAGCCAAGCACTCAGAACACCCGAAAACATACACCTGCTACCGTTGCCTCCCTATGCCCCTGAACTCAACCCGGTCGAGCATCTCTGGGATGAACTGCGCGAGAATTTCTTCCACAACCTGGCCTTCGATAGCATCGATGCACTTGAAGATCAACTCGAATCGAGCCTCAAAACCCTTGAATCAGAGCACCAGCGTGTCCGCTCAATCGTACACTGGCCGTGGATAGTTAATGCATTAACGAATTAG
- a CDS encoding transposase has translation MFQDEARFGRINDVRRAWAPQPIRPLCRAMLTHQYTYAYAAVDVDTGALDSLILPHVNTPCMQLFLDEVAARHPMDRIVMVVKSKICCKYSSIR, from the coding sequence ATGTTTCAGGACGAAGCGCGCTTCGGGCGCATCAACGATGTGCGTCGTGCCTGGGCGCCCCAACCCATTCGACCGTTGTGCCGGGCCATGCTCACCCACCAATACACCTACGCCTACGCGGCCGTCGATGTGGATACGGGCGCGCTTGACTCGCTGATCTTGCCGCACGTCAATACGCCGTGCATGCAGCTATTCCTCGACGAAGTGGCGGCACGCCATCCGATGGATCGGATCGTCATGGTAGTCAAGTCCAAAATCTGCTGTAAATACTCTTCGATCCGATGA
- a CDS encoding IS66 family insertion sequence element accessory protein TnpB — protein MAKAGEGSRVRRSASEWEALLSRFPGSGLNVATFCKREEISDTSFHRWRTRLGIALDSQDKASGQPATFVDVGPLSTTTATPARFHLTLDLGGGLILQPERR, from the coding sequence ATGGCCAAGGCAGGGGAAGGGTCGCGGGTGCGGCGTAGCGCGAGCGAATGGGAGGCGTTGCTGTCGCGATTTCCGGGCAGCGGTTTGAACGTTGCGACCTTCTGCAAACGCGAAGAGATCAGCGATACCAGCTTCCATCGCTGGCGCACACGTCTGGGCATCGCCCTCGACAGTCAGGACAAGGCCAGCGGCCAGCCGGCCACCTTCGTCGACGTCGGCCCTCTGAGCACAACCACGGCGACGCCCGCTCGTTTCCACCTCACCCTCGACCTCGGCGGCGGCCTGATCCTGCAGCCGGAGCGCCGCTGA
- the tnpB gene encoding IS66 family insertion sequence element accessory protein TnpB has protein sequence MFFPEGQIRVQVYGQPVDLRKSFDGLYAITRHVLGQDPLSGQLFVFFNRRGTQVKVLYWDRSGFCLWAKRLEEGRFVANWDKVRTCEIDWTGLKLLLEGIEPGRRKKRYHASGAPIKTLQNSGLC, from the coding sequence ATGTTTTTCCCTGAAGGCCAAATCCGCGTCCAAGTCTATGGCCAGCCGGTCGACCTGCGCAAATCCTTCGACGGTCTGTACGCGATCACCCGTCATGTCCTCGGTCAGGACCCGCTGAGCGGCCAGCTCTTCGTCTTCTTCAATCGCCGTGGCACTCAGGTGAAGGTGCTCTACTGGGATCGCAGCGGCTTCTGCCTGTGGGCCAAGCGTCTCGAAGAAGGCCGTTTCGTCGCCAACTGGGATAAAGTGCGCACGTGCGAAATCGACTGGACCGGTCTGAAACTGCTCCTCGAAGGGATCGAGCCGGGACGCCGGAAGAAGCGTTATCACGCCTCTGGAGCGCCCATAAAAACGCTTCAAAACAGCGGCTTGTGTTAA
- a CDS encoding winged helix-turn-helix domain-containing protein, with product MGRPFKGEGSVAEALKIVKEAKSVEQLRQAQAVVLPLCYGLNLEQTAAVIGVSLSWASRLRNAFLSGHRVGGESEPARGGRHRENFTRAQEAELLKPFFDQAAKGGILVVSQIKPALEKALGRPMALSSAYNVLHRNGWRKLAPDKRHPQSDPTAQGAWKKLPDTLGELRRDFAKGTPIRLMFQDEARFGRNRQLRGVERPYFGNAYKGERSGF from the coding sequence ATGGGAAGGCCGTTCAAGGGAGAGGGGTCGGTAGCGGAGGCGCTGAAGATTGTCAAAGAAGCCAAGAGTGTGGAACAACTGCGCCAGGCCCAAGCGGTTGTTCTGCCGTTGTGCTACGGTTTGAATCTTGAGCAGACCGCCGCGGTGATCGGCGTTTCGCTCAGTTGGGCCTCACGATTACGCAACGCGTTTCTGTCTGGACATCGGGTAGGCGGCGAATCGGAACCCGCACGAGGCGGACGCCACCGGGAGAATTTCACCCGAGCGCAAGAAGCCGAACTGTTGAAACCCTTTTTCGACCAAGCGGCCAAGGGCGGTATATTGGTCGTCAGTCAGATCAAGCCGGCCCTGGAGAAAGCGCTGGGACGCCCGATGGCGCTGTCCTCCGCCTACAACGTGCTGCATCGCAACGGTTGGCGCAAGCTGGCGCCAGACAAGCGACATCCGCAAAGTGATCCGACCGCGCAGGGGGCGTGGAAAAAACTCCCCGACACCCTTGGCGAACTCCGGAGAGATTTCGCTAAAGGAACCCCGATCCGTCTGATGTTTCAGGACGAAGCGCGCTTCGGGCGTAACCGGCAACTACGCGGCGTCGAGCGCCCCTACTTCGGCAACGCGTACAAAGGCGAGCGCAGCGGGTTCTGA
- a CDS encoding winged helix-turn-helix domain-containing protein, translating to MGRPFKGEGSVAEALKIVKEAKSVEQLRQAQAVVLPLCYGLNLEQTAAVIGVSLSWASRLRNAFLAGHRVGGESEPARGGRHRENFTRAQEAELLKPFFDQAAKGGILVISQIKPALEKALGRPMALSSAYNVLHRNGWRKLAPDKRHPQSDPTAQEAWKKNSPTPLPNSGEISLKEPRSV from the coding sequence ATGGGAAGGCCGTTCAAGGGAGAGGGGTCGGTAGCGGAGGCGCTGAAGATTGTCAAAGAAGCCAAGAGTGTGGAACAACTGCGCCAGGCCCAAGCGGTTGTTCTGCCGTTGTGCTACGGGTTGAATCTTGAGCAGACCGCTGCGGTGATCGGCGTTTCGCTCAGTTGGGCCTCACGATTACGCAACGCGTTTCTGGCTGGACATCGGGTAGGCGGTGAATCGGAACCTGCACGAGGCGGACGCCACCGGGAGAATTTCACCCGAGCGCAAGAAGCCGAACTGTTGAAACCGTTTTTCGACCAAGCGGCCAAGGGCGGTATATTGGTCATCAGTCAGATCAAGCCGGCCCTGGAGAAAGCGCTGGGACGCCCGATGGCGCTGTCCTCCGCCTACAACGTGCTACATCGCAACGGTTGGCGCAAGCTGGCGCCAGACAAGCGACATCCGCAAAGTGATCCGACCGCGCAGGAGGCGTGGAAAAAAAACTCCCCGACACCCTTGCCGAACTCCGGAGAGATTTCGCTCAAGGAACCCCGATCCGTCTGA